DNA from Scheffersomyces stipitis CBS 6054 chromosome 1, whole genome shotgun sequence:
CCGACGTGAGGAatatttctctttctggagGTAATTCTCCCATTTTTTGCAATGTTAAGCTTTCGAAACCCGGAATTGTTGTTCCGTTTTCGTATTCTACATGGAAATTTGTTACAAATTTCAGAATATCATATGGCAAATATCTCTCTTCCGAGTAGAGGTGGACTATGGGAGCAAAGTCGATGGCGTAACGCGGGATCTCGCCGTTCGCAAGCGATCTTTCGTGTTTGCGGGGCATTGAAACAATAGGGGGGAGGTTTCTGAATTTGGTGGCATCACTTAAGATGTTTTCAATCTGGATTTCCCTCAACGGATCCTCTATAGCACCTAGAAGAATGTTCTCCTTGTTGGCCTGGAAGGCCGGGGCGGCATTCACCGCCGAAGTGACTGCGGCTAGTATCGAGAGCCAGTAGAGGAAGAAAGGCATGATGCGCAGTGTGCGTAATGTGATGTGCAATATTGACTCAAATGTTGCAAGTTTTGATGTAATTGTACTATCCGAATGTGGCAACGGCGTAGTACTGCTATGGATATAAGGATGATAGTAATAATGACTTGGTGCTGTAATGCTGTTACAGTGCAAATTGGCTTGTGTGTCTTTGTATGTGCGAGAGTGAGAAAGTGTCGCAGAGTTCACAGCCAAAACTCCTATATTAATCTGTAGGAGAGTCGTATAGATAGTGAGTGGGGCAATCGATGACGATGGGCCCAGCTGATGCTGCTAATGTAAATGGAATGCTTTTTGTCTttcaaaacaaaaagataCGGAAACCGATAATGAGATTTGGAAATGTCCAGACTGAAGTCAACTCAGAGGATCAGTCGGAATATATATGTCTGTTGCTGATGGAATTCTAATCCTGCCCCTTGTGGAAATAACTGTCGGCCGGATTTGGGTTGATCATGTTTCTTTTGCAGTCACGTGCACAGCGTGAGTTGTTTTTCGATGTCGGCAGCTTTCTGTGCCCTGCGGCAGCACTTGGTCACTGTCTGTCGGACGTCAGACACTTCAAAAGGCTCGGCCGACGGCCGGAATGTGACATTCCTTTTGCTGCCTCGTAAAATGCTTATACGAACCATGGAAAACGGACTTACCAATAGGGGTAAGCCAGAGCCAGGCCGTATAGGGCTGCTCCAGAGATCCAAACATGGATACAGAAATCTATATTTGTAGCTCGCCATTTCTGCTTCTGTCAATGTCTGGCACTGTGGGCGAGTCTCTTTCTGTCTGTCTGTCGCAAAAAATACATTGGCTCAGCCGAGCCATTTTATCTGACATTTCTATGAGCAATGTTCGCTGGTCAACGAGTGCTGATAAAGTCGACACAGGACCACGACGACCCACGGTCTCCAGTGACAGCAATCAGCCAATAGGACTGCTCTATATCGATAAAAGTCTGTCTGATTGCCCAGGTGGACGGACACGTTCCTGTTGGTCTCTAAGACACATGGCTACATTGCAAACCCCAACTTGTTACCAACGGGCGCTGATCTGCAGGATAAGGAGATTGCATGGAACATGGATATCGCTTCCATGTACCTAAAAAATAGAACTCTTGCGAAACAAGCAGTTGGAGCTCTTCGTCAATAGACTCTGGCGATATCCAGAATCCTTCCCGCAGTTCTGATCTGATACTTCCATCAGAAACAAATATTCGTTCAGGAGCACTTAGAAAATTGCAGGATAACTGAAAATTgtaaaaatagaatattcAGGGTCAAGGACAAATACGTATGCATGTGCTAAGTAGTATACAACTCAgtttatatatatagttTCCACTCCTTGCAGTGTCAATACAGGAATTCGTATCTGAATAGATATCAGCAGTGGCTCGTATATTCGAGAACAATAACCCCCGAATACTATAACGACGGTGTTGTTACCATCTAGCCAGAAAAAATCTAGAATATTCACTAGagctttttcaattcaaccATCGAAGCCACTGGTAATCCGATGCTGAAATCCTGAATTGACAGGCTCAAGCTCATCGAGTAGATGGGCATCAAATGCTACTACGTATTTGAGCAAAAGAACATAACTCGTGATTTCGATAGTAGGACCCCCATGGCTTCTGTGTGGAATTGAAGTGTCCCCATAGCTCAATATATTCTAcaaaaacttgaaagaTTCCAACTAGCTCTACTTCTCTGTCACAGAATTTCCCAGAAGCAGCTTTTTGTTAACATTTCCATCGAGAATTTCGATTTATTGATCGcatttcgcagccaaattGATGCAGATGGAAAAAATAATATCCGGTTGCACATTTCTTCCCCATGAAGTCTCCAATTTGTAAGAGCAGTATTGCCATATTCCTTTTGGGCTACAATTATAGCAACTACCTTTGGACGTCTTAGATATGGTAGACTATAGAAGCTGTTCAGTCTATTCTCAAATGCAGGAGATATACGACGGTTGCAAATTGCCCCACATTTCAACATCTGGTGTTTAGACTCGAGAAACAATAAAACCGATGATGTAAGGTAAACAGTGGCATCAGTTGACACACAGTATAATCACAAAACATACCGAATCAGCCGATCACAAGTAATCATCAAGAAATCATGTAAACTCGAAAGTCATGGTAGATTGGTAGCGCGAAACGTCATAATGGTAAATTTCCACAGTTATGAACGATGATTTGTGGTTTATGTTCTACAATTTACAGATAATAGACTGGTTGTGTAGCTCAGGACTCAGATTCTGTTCATTCATCTGAATAACTATTTATAAATATCTTTATATCGTGTCTATACTCTTCTAACATCGAGTTGATAAGAGCTTAGAAGACAAAGACCTGGTCGCCCAATTTGGACACAGGCTTAGCTTTGGCAAAGCCCAAACCCACAGCAGCCTTCTTCATAGCACTGATCATAGGAGGAGGACCacacaacaacaagttggagtCGTCAGAAGCCTTTGGCAATTTCGAGTCAATGATTTCTGGAGTGACAAAGCCAACCGAGCCCTTCCAGTTTTCAGGAGCCTCGTTCAATACGTAATGGACCGAGAAATTGTCTGGGTGTTCTTCAGCCCATTTGTCCAATTCcgacttcaacaagatgtcTGATTCAGTAACGTTGGCGTAGATCAACGAGATTTTGGTCTTGTCGGCTGGGTTTCTCAAGATGGCGGTGATGATCTGGTACATAGGAGCAATTCCGGTACCACCAGCAATCATACCGAACGACTTAACCATGTTTGGAGTGTAGGTGAAGAAACCCTTTGGCCCCCTGATCTCGACGTATTCGCCAACTTTCTTGGAGTCGACATGCTTGGAGATGTTTCCGTTTTCGTAAgtcttgatcaacaagtcgaAGTAGCCCAATTCGTCATCGGTAGAGATAGGAGTGTAGGATCTGACAACTTCCTTACCGCCTATGGTAGCTCCGATGGAGATGTGCTGGCCAATAGGCAAGCCCAAACGATCGGTCGATTTGGGCAAACCGAAACGGTAGACACTGGAGTTGTGTGAAACGCGTGTCTTTTCAATGAGAGGAAACTTCTGGAAGGTGTCTGGCTTCAAAACGGGGgtgttcttcttgctttGCTGAACAAAGTAGAAAATCACGAAGGTCAGAATGATTATCGCGATAGTCGAGAAGACAAAAAGCGGCGAGGGTTCTGTGTCGGCCATGGTGATGTCTATATGGGAAGTATCTGTCTGTCTGGCAAGCGAGATCGATAGAGCAAAGAAAGTCAGGCTTGGAAAACGGGAGATCAGAGAGGAAATGTCGCTGTATAAATATCGTGTATTTTTCACAGTCGCACCCGAGCTTGGAGTCTCAACAAAAAGAGTTACAGTTAGGCCGATGAGACTTGCCCAACTGCAGGTTACCCGGCGTCTGGCCGCTGCGCGCGCGGTGCAAATACTGGCCAGGGTGGAATCTGCCAATTGAGAAATGGTTTCCCGTCACCTGATCGGGTCAAGATTTCCATGTGACTGTAACAGTATCCGAGTTCTGACTTGTGGGGTAAGAGCTAGGAACTGTGAAAGATAGATAGCTAAATGGAGCACACTCAGTACGTAGCCAGTGATTATAGAGAAGATTTAACTAAAATGTCGGGCCCTGGATCTGAAAAGGAAATTACGAGAATGGAGCTCTGAAATTGTTCTCTTGCATTTGTCTTTTTTCGTTTTCAGTAGTGATAAGAGCAAGATCAGAACTTTCAGTACTAAAATGGTCCGGCTCTTAGTATGTTAGAGAAAGTATGGTGATCCTTGTGTGTCTCCACTGGATCGGCGTAAAGCGATTTGAGAACCATAAATTGCGTAACTCCAGCTTCGCCAATCTCGTAGTAATCAGAGCCTTAGTGCAATATCTATGTATATATCTAAGTATGTTGTATAAAAACTAGAAATAAGTTCTGGATCGTGAAATACAGCTATGTGAGATCACCTGAATAAGTCAtagcaagaagaagtcataTCGTAGTCCACGGCTCTCTGGCTTTATATGGTTGAATTCTCATTTTTCATACAATTTTCACTTATCTCCAGCTTCTATTTTTTTGCTGCGAATCATCTCCCATTTCGTGATAAAGCCACCGTTTTTGCACCAAGTGCGACtaacaatttttcactataTGCTACACTGAGTCAAGTTGGCGAAATTTTTCGCTTTCACTTCTgtcttcactttcttcttcattacAAGCCAATGACGATTGAACTTTCGCAATTGGTCAATCCTCCTGTGGTGTCCAAACCAGTGGCCGAGGATATCCCCCCAAAATACATCTATGGCACTCTCAATCCATACCCAGAAGCATTGAAGGTTGATAGCTTGAATGAATTGGCCAGCAACTGGATAGAAAAGTTTTCCGAGAATCTCGACTTTTTTAATGAAAAAGCTGATAAATCCGAAGCAAAAAAGTCTCTTCAAACTCTCGTAGCTTCTCATGCTTCTTGGAAAGACCATTTAGCGCTTTCGTGGGACTTTCGCCAATTCCATGGAATCGATAAGATCAGAGAAGCTCTTGAGAAGCAAGCACAAGagttcaaaatcaaaaatctCAAACTAAGAGACGATGCTCCAGTCAAAGTGGTGACCATCCATGAAGGTGATCCTCCTATAGAATGGTTGCAAGTGCTTTTCACCTTCGAGAACGAATACGGTGTAGGCTCAGGTGCAGTGAGACTAGTATCGAccaaagatgaaaatgaccAACTTAGCTTGAAGGCATTGTCGATTTTCACGACTCTTGAGAACATTAATGGTCATGAAGAAGCAATCGGTGCTCGTAGATCAAGAGGTCTCAATGTGGGGATCTTCAACGAAAGAAAGCTTTGGGCCGATGAACGGAAAAGTCAACTAGAATACGGCAAATCGAAACAACCAACTGTGCTCATTGTAGGAGGAGGCCAGGGAGGTTTAACTGTAGCAGCCAGGTTGAAAGTTATGGGAATCGATGCTCTTATTGTAGAGAAGAACGAGAAAATCGGTGACAACTGGAGAAACAGATACGACTTTCTTGTCTTGCACGATCCAGTTTGGTCTAAACACTTTCCATATCACAAATATCCAGAAAGTTGGCCCGAATTCTCGCCCAAGGATAAGTTGGGTGACTGGTTTGAAGCATATGcaaagaacttggaattgAACTACTGGACAAATAAGGAAGTCAAAAACAGTACATTCAACGAAGAGACTGGTACCTGGAAAGTAGACATTGTAGATAGAAGTACGGGTAACGTGGTTGCATTGGAACCAAGTCATATTGTTTTAGCCACGGGACATTCTGGAAAACCAAAGATTCCTGACTTCAAGgatttcaacttgtttcaGGGAACAGTCGTCCATGCTGCTGACTACAAGAATGCTGGCcaaattgaaggaaaagacGTAGTGGTTATTGGAGGATGTAATTCAGCCATAGACGTAGCCCATGATCTCTACGAGCAGAAGGTTAAGTCCACAATTATCCAGAGATCGTCTACCTTGGTCATTTCCTTGGAAAAAGGTGTCCGGACTACCAACGAAGGGTTGTATGATGAAAACGGACCTCCAGTAGAAGATGCTGATCTAATCTTGCATTCCCAGCCTATCCATTTgttgaatcttcttctgcagCAGCAGTTTAGAAGAATTACGTCCTTGGAGCCTGAACTCAACGAGTCGCTTGAGAAAGCAGGGTTTAAAACTGACGCAGGTTATGGAGCTACTGGTTTATACGGTAAATATATCCGTAGGGGCGGAGGTTTCTATATAGACGTAGGGGCATGCAAGTTAATTTCTGACGGAGAAATTGGCTTGAAACAAGGTGTAGAAATAGAAAGGTTCACCAAAGACAGTTTGGTGTTGACAGATGGATCTGAGATAGCTGCCTCTACTGTCATTTTGGCTACAGGATATGCAGACATGAGAAACACCGCTTCAGAGATCGTCGATGAGAAGTCCAATTCCAAATTAAACTCCGTATGGAActtggatgaagaaggagaagtaaAAACCATCTGGAGAGATTCCGGACATCCAAACTTTTGGTTCATGGGAGGCAATTTCCTTTTGGCTAGATACTTTTCAAAGAGGTTGGCATTAAAAATCATTGcaagaatagaagaattAGATAAAAGCACATAGAAGCCAAGTTCAATATTTATATTAGTATCTTCACTCTTGTCGATGTAGATTTCTACCAGAATCAATTGAAGCTTTCTAGTCAATGACTACAGACTAAATATTTGTGGAAGATGTCTATTATGCATCTATTTGTATCTCATTGTGTTTTCTGTATTGGTGTATCTAAGTGTATAAGCATGGTATACTATCATAACTCTTTATAAACATATGGTTCCAAGGTGCAACAGGGGTCTTTCCAGAAAACTTTCCTGTTTGTATTTGATTTGGCGAAATATGTTCTATTGGAACCATCTATGACGCTGACATTATCTTCAGACCATCTGTTTAATCGGGTCCTCAGGATCTTCAAACCTGCTGGCTAATACCGACAGGATTGGTCTGACCTTTGTATCATAAATTTGAGTAGCCATCTTTACCACgtcttgtccaacttcCCATGATACACTTTCGACGCTTTTCCAAGCATTGTAAAGCCTTTGGGAGACATCGTTAATATGAATTTCCATTGTATATTGAATGTGGTTATAAGGAGAGAGTTTCGAGGTGTAACTTCAAAACTAACGTTTCGTCTTGGGTATTCTTCTAGACATAAAAAATCCTCGAGAACTACTCTATTATATACATTTACCACAGTGAGGCTCTGAAATCATCTCATCTGAAATCCTGGTCGACTTCGAATGGTTTAGGCTAATCCATTACTCCACCTGGAAGTGCAGGAGTAACCAGCGATCTATTTGAGGCGGCTTTCACAAGCTAACGTCACCTCCTGACTAAAGTGAAACTCCCGACTAAAGTGAATCTTGCATAGACGCGTTGAAATACATCACAACGATTCTAGATCCTATTACGAAGGAGTTTATTGATaaagaaaacagaagagCTTAGCCAATTGTGCTAATTGATCGTACTGTAATTATCTCGGAGAAATATCTACGATCCCGAATATTATGTAACgaattttgcacccaaaaaCCCAGGTGCATAACTATTATTCTAAATCATGGCTTCAACAGCCTTTTATATACATTCAAATCATATCCTTTCAgttctttcattttcgatCTGCTATTCGTCTTGCTCcttgtcgtcttcatcctcaTAACTGTCCTTAACATTCCATTGACAGCTGATATCCCATCTAGATCCCTTAGCATTAATGCTCACATACTTaatgaacttcaagaccGTAGGATCTCTCAAAATCAACGTCAAGGAGTTCCACTTACATTGGCTAGTGTATAGAACACTATCATCGTTAGGATCGTTGGCACGGTAGATAGCAGgatcatcatcttcttcgaatTCACCGTCGTTGTCGCCATTCTTCTGTAGAGCCATACACAACTCGTATCCACCAAATTCACCAGATTCCCAATTCTTAGGATTGATGGAGCTTGGAGTCAAGTTCAAGGTGGCCTCGAGCAAGGCATTCAATTCGTCATCATTACGAGTAATCTTCTTGTCAGTAGTAGTTGCGAGGATAAAATCTTGACCAGGTCTAAATCTTCTCACCAATACTTGTTCACTGGTAACAATCAATCCTGTGACAAACTTTAACCACTTCTTAAATACAAcagatttcaagaatgaTGCCAAGTCTGCTAATTTTTTGTCGGTTTCACTTTCTAAGTTCAATACTCCGAAGTTTGGTGCTTCTTGTGGTCCAACCAGGTTCACGAATTTAATGGATTTCTCAGTTATATCAAAATGCTTTGTTCCATCCATGTACATAAATCTTTGCTTGTGAGGTGGAATTGCACATTTCCAAGGGTGATGTACTTGTTTGGAATTCTGTGGTACACTTGTATTCAATTCTGtgttcttgatcaaatccCTCAATTCATTAGCATACTCCGTCTTAAGTATATCCTtaatttcaacaacagaTTCTTCGGCAAATAGTTTACTCAAACTTTCCAAATTAGTCTTCTGGAAGTACAAAGGATTGATGTATTCTTTCAAGTAATCCAATTCTATTTCCGAAAATTCGGAGGTTTCATCTTCGTAAatttttgcttcttcaacaggAATATCTCTTCTGTAAGGTTTAGGGAAATCGTATTCTTGCAATTCCTTGCTCTGCAACTGTTGCaaagttgatcttgattctgtttcttcctGTTCTCCTGGAACAAAACCAGGCTCGCCGGATTGTGGAATGTGGAACCAACCTTGAATGGACAATCTCTGTTTATCCACTctaacttcttcaacatcgtGGAAGGATCTGCCAGGTTGAACTGTGAAGAATGCAATTTGGTTGAATTGTGGAACAAGTTTAACTTGAAAGTCGGTTTCTGGAACATTGTTCACAATTGCTGGAAACAAGCGCAAACCTCCCCCATATTGAGGCTTCCAGGTTCTATCTGGGTCAGGCAAGTACAAGATGAAACTGACTCTTCTCGAGCCAATGACATCGTCATGGGTTAACAAATGACAGCCCTTGGTATAAGTATTGATTGACATATCCGTCTTCACCCCACTCAACTTACCACAGCCTGTAACTTTAGACACTACATCTCTAAACTGCTCAGAGTAGATAGCAGCTCTCAACTTGTACAAGGATGGCAACCTAGAAAGATCATCCCAGTTCAAACCAGACAAGTTGGCAAGATCTCCCGACTGAAAAACCTTGTAGATATCAGTTTCCTTTTTGGTGAATGCAATTTCGCTCAAAACCTCGCTCCTCACATTTCTCAACAATGTATCATCCATAAGATCTCGAATCGTTCCCCATCTATAGGGCTGA
Protein-coding regions in this window:
- the CBR1 gene encoding NADH-cytochrome b-5 reductase, yielding MADTEPSPLFVFSTIAIIISTFVIFYFVQQSKKNTPVLKPDTFQKFPLIEKTRVSHNSSVYRFGLPKSTDRLGLPIGQHISIGATIGGKEVVRSYTPISTDDELGYFDLLIKTYENGNISKHVDSKKVGEYVEIRGPKGFFTYTPNMVKSFGMIAGGTGIAPMYQIITAILRNPADKTKISLIYANVTESDILLKSELDKWAEEHPDNFSVHYVLNEAPENWKGSVGFVTPEIIDSKLPKASDDSNLLLCGPPPMISAMKKAAVGLGFAKAKPVSKLGDQVFVF
- the FMO4 gene encoding putative flavin-containing monooxygenase (Flavin-containing monooxygenase family) translates to MTIELSQLVNPPVVSKPVAEDIPPKYIYGTLNPYPEALKVDSLNELASNWIEKFSENLDFFNEKADKSEAKKSLQTLVASHASWKDHLALSWDFRQFHGIDKIREALEKQAQEFKIKNLKLRDDAPVKVVTIHEGDPPIEWLQVLFTFENEYGVGSGAVRLVSTKDENDQLSLKALSIFTTLENINGHEEAIGARRSRGLNVGIFNERKLWADERKSQLEYGKSKQPTVLIVGGGQGGLTVAARLKVMGIDALIVEKNEKIGDNWRNRYDFLVLHDPVWSKHFPYHKYPESWPEFSPKDKLGDWFEAYAKNLELNYWTNKEVKNSTFNEETGTWKVDIVDRSTGNVVALEPSHIVLATGHSGKPKIPDFKDFNLFQGTVVHAADYKNAGQIEGKDVVVIGGCNSAIDVAHDLYEQKVKSTIIQRSSTLVISLEKGVRTTNEGLYDENGPPVEDADLILHSQPIHLLNLLSQQQFRRITSLEPELNESLEKAGFKTDAGYGATGLYGKYIRRGGGFYIDVGACKLISDGEIGLKQGVEIERFTKDSLVLTDGSEIAASTVILATGYADMRNTASEIVDEKSNSKLNSVWNLDEEGEVKTIWRDSGHPNFWFMGGNFLLARYFSKRLALKIIARIEELDKST
- the NUA3 gene encoding Predicted component of NuA3 histone acetyltransferase complex, producing the protein MTKRPQDTSDGVPTKKLDTSFTSEDIHTFFNGKIWSEKFQDEMTKEIEDSQPYRWGTIRDLMDDTLLRNVRSEVLSEIAFTKKETDIYKVFQSGDLANLSGLNWDDLSRLPSLYKLRAAIYSEQFRDVVSKVTGCGKLSGVKTDMSINTYTKGCHLLTHDDVIGSRRVSFILYLPDPDRTWKPQYGGGLRLFPAIVNNVPETDFQVKLVPQFNQIAFFTVQPGRSFHDVEEVRVDKQRLSIQGWFHIPQSGEPGFVPGEQEETESRSTLQQLQSKELQEYDFPKPYRRDIPVEEAKIYEDETSEFSEIELDYLKEYINPLYFQKTNLESLSKLFAEESVVEIKDILKTEYANELRDLIKNTELNTSVPQNSKQVHHPWKCAIPPHKQRFMYMDGTKHFDITEKSIKFVNSVGPQEAPNFGVLNLESETDKKLADLASFLKSVVFKKWLKFVTGLIVTSEQVLVRRFRPGQDFILATTTDKKITRNDDELNALLEATLNLTPSSINPKNWESGEFGGYELCMALQKNGDNDGEFEEDDDPAIYRANDPNDDSVLYTSQCKWNSLTLILRDPTVLKFIKYVSINAKGSRWDISCQWNVKDSYEDEDDKEQDE